CTTCGGCTTCACACCCCAGCTGGCGGAACAGGTGAAAACGCCCTATGACGGGCCCTATCTCCAGGCCCTCGCGCTTTCCGCAAAAGGGAAAGACGCCCATGGCTCGGTAACTTACGCCAAGGCCTTCGCAGAACTGGAATAACATGCCTCGCTACAAGCTTGTCGTCGAATACGACGGCACGCCCTTCACCGGTTGGCAGCATCAGACGAACGGGCTCTCCGTGCAGCAGGCGGTGGAGGATGCCATCGCGCGCTTCACGGGCGCGGCGGTGCGCATCCATTGCGCCGGGCGGACGGATTCGGGGGTTCACGCCACCCATCAGGTCGTTCACGTGGACCTGGACAAGGACTGGCGGCCGGACACGGTCCGCGACGCCACCAACGCTCATCTGAAACCCGCTCCCGTGGCCATTCTCTCGGCTGAGGCCGTGCCGGAGACGTTCCACGCCCGCCTGTCCGCCGTGAAGCGCCACTACGTCTATCGCATCCTCAACCGCCGCGCCCCACCGGCGCTGGAGACGAACCGGGTCTGGCACGTGGCCTGGAAGCTCGACGCCGACGCCATGCACGAGGCCGCGCAGACGCTGATCGGGCGGCACGACTTCACCACCTTCCGGGCCGCCGAGTGCCAGGCCAATAGCCCGGTCCGCACCCTCGACCGGCTCGACGTGGAGCGGATCGGCGACGAGATCCGCATCTATGCCTCGGCCCGGTCCTTCCTGCACCATCAGGTGCGTTCCATGACGGGAACCCTGGAGCGGGCCGGCGCGGGGCGCTGGTCCGTGGAGGATGTGCGCGCGGCGCTCGACGCGCGCGACCGCAGGCGCTGCGGGCCGATGGCCCCGTCGTCGGGGCTTTACCTGATCGGCGTCGATTATCCGGATCTATCCGAGTAGGCCCCGCATCGCCGTTCCGATGACGGAATTGAGCAGGATGCCGAGCACCACGATTCCGAGCGCCGGCAGGCTCGCGATCTTCAGCGTCTCCTTGGTGGCGAACCATTGCATCCGCACGATGATGACCGCAAAGGCAAGGGCGAACAGGCTCGCGAGCCCGGGAGGCGCCCAGCCGAGCAGCATGAGCATGGCCGGCACGGAGAGGAGCAGCATGCCGATGACCGAGATCCAGTTCGTCACGATGACGAAGGGCACATAGGCCTTCTCGAGCCGGAACCACCGGGCGACCCAGATCATGGCGAGCGGCAGGGCGATGAAGCCCGCCACGTGGCCGAGCGCCACCACGACGTCTATCCAGAAACTGTCGAGAAGGGGCCGATCCGGCTGGAGGAGGCCGAGGCGGAGGCGCTCGAAGGCCAGGGAGACCACATAGGCCGGAAGCGTCAGCCAGATCGCCATGAAGGAGCGCCAGAAGCCCCGCTCGCTCATGTCGAAGGACTTCAGGCCCTCGGACCTGCTGTTGAGCAGATCGAGCGTTCCTCTGAACGAGCGGTTGACCTCCTCAGCCGTAACGATCATCAGCGGCCTCATTTTCGAAGACGATTGCCCTCGAAAATGGATGGCGCCTGCAAAACGTTCCGCTCTTTCTTCGACTTTAGTTTAGACAGTCAAGTTTCCCGGTCGGACTCACGCGGCGAAGTATGCGTCGAGCACCTTGCGGTAAATCGTTGCGAGCCGGTCCAAATCCGCAACGGCCACCCGCTCGTCCACCTGGTGCATGGTCTGTCCGACGAGGCCGAATTCGACCACGGGGCAGTCCTTCACGATGAAGCGAGCATCCGACG
This region of Microvirga mediterraneensis genomic DNA includes:
- the truA gene encoding tRNA pseudouridine(38-40) synthase TruA, producing the protein MPRYKLVVEYDGTPFTGWQHQTNGLSVQQAVEDAIARFTGAAVRIHCAGRTDSGVHATHQVVHVDLDKDWRPDTVRDATNAHLKPAPVAILSAEAVPETFHARLSAVKRHYVYRILNRRAPPALETNRVWHVAWKLDADAMHEAAQTLIGRHDFTTFRAAECQANSPVRTLDRLDVERIGDEIRIYASARSFLHHQVRSMTGTLERAGAGRWSVEDVRAALDARDRRRCGPMAPSSGLYLIGVDYPDLSE